One region of Paraburkholderia acidiphila genomic DNA includes:
- a CDS encoding nuclear transport factor 2 family protein — MDERINELLYRNLQEVFGEGDAKRRRAAIEELYTDDCVLYAPPGVFSGHDALDSFAGALRETHPHFAYTPLGAPQALHNAGRLSWGSGPRGEAPDYTGVDVIIVRDGKIAALYVFLDSMPSGSSV, encoded by the coding sequence ATGGATGAACGGATCAACGAACTGCTGTATCGCAACCTGCAAGAGGTCTTCGGCGAAGGCGACGCAAAGCGCCGTCGCGCGGCGATCGAGGAACTGTATACAGACGACTGTGTGCTCTATGCGCCTCCCGGCGTATTCTCCGGGCACGATGCGCTCGACAGCTTCGCCGGGGCCCTGCGCGAGACGCACCCGCATTTCGCGTACACCCCGCTCGGTGCGCCTCAAGCCCTGCACAACGCGGGCCGTTTGTCGTGGGGCTCCGGTCCGCGGGGCGAGGCGCCCGACTACACGGGCGTGGATGTGATTATCGTTCGCGACGGGAAAATCGCCGCGCTGTATGTCTTTCTCGATTCGATGCCGTCGGGCTCATCGGTTTGA
- a CDS encoding LysR family transcriptional regulator produces MSKLPDFEGFAMFAKVAEEGSFAAAAAAMGVSVATVSRAVTRLEERLGGRLFNRTSRRLALTDYGHTLAERASKIYADAEEAEDFARETSSRPRGLVKLAAPLSFGARWVAPLLPEFFQAYPDISVELHLTDAHADLIGEGFDAALRIAILEDSSLAARLIAPVRRFVVASPMYLSRCGRPQHPHELGAHQCLTYANRNKRDVWRFSHESGEQCTVTPAGALRATTVDALLPTLLAGLAVAELPEFVATQYFADKQLEPILTDWRLPEGGLYFVTPTARTRPAKVSALADFFIARLTAAQWSGETLLGWKPPEARNR; encoded by the coding sequence ATGTCAAAGTTACCCGACTTTGAAGGGTTCGCGATGTTTGCGAAGGTCGCCGAGGAAGGCTCGTTCGCTGCTGCCGCGGCGGCTATGGGCGTTTCCGTCGCCACGGTCTCCAGGGCCGTGACCCGGCTCGAAGAGCGACTGGGCGGCAGGTTGTTCAACCGCACCTCGCGGCGGCTCGCGCTCACGGACTACGGGCATACACTCGCCGAGCGCGCGTCGAAAATCTACGCCGACGCAGAAGAGGCCGAGGACTTCGCGCGCGAGACCTCGAGCCGGCCGCGTGGTCTGGTCAAGCTCGCTGCGCCGCTTTCCTTCGGCGCGCGCTGGGTGGCGCCGCTTCTGCCGGAGTTCTTCCAGGCCTATCCCGACATATCCGTAGAGCTTCATCTCACGGATGCCCATGCCGATCTGATTGGCGAGGGGTTTGACGCCGCCCTGCGTATCGCCATTCTCGAAGATTCGTCGCTTGCGGCGCGGCTGATCGCGCCCGTACGCCGTTTTGTCGTGGCGTCGCCCATGTATCTGTCGCGTTGTGGGCGGCCGCAGCATCCGCATGAGCTCGGCGCGCACCAGTGCCTGACCTATGCCAACAGAAACAAGCGGGACGTTTGGCGCTTTAGCCACGAAAGCGGTGAGCAATGCACGGTCACACCGGCCGGAGCGCTGCGCGCGACAACCGTGGACGCATTGCTGCCCACGCTCCTTGCCGGACTCGCTGTTGCCGAGCTTCCCGAGTTCGTGGCAACGCAATATTTTGCGGACAAACAACTCGAGCCGATTTTGACTGACTGGCGCTTGCCTGAAGGCGGGCTGTATTTCGTCACGCCCACTGCCCGCACACGGCCAGCAAAGGTGAGCGCATTGGCCGACTTCTTCATTGCGAGGCTCACCGCGGCGCAATGGAGCGGCGAGACGCTGTTGGGATGGAAGCCGCCAGAGGCACGCAACCGGTGA
- a CDS encoding TetR/AcrR family transcriptional regulator — MARPLSPEKRNALLVAATHAVAEQGVLASTASIARRAGVAEGTLFTYFENKDVLFQELYLHLKDELAETIMPDYPSEADFRLRLEHVFQHYVRWGVANTAGRLAIARLSASGQLWDETRTKGMEPFLAVSQMMEEAVQSGVLLDAPIAFLYSIIERIADTTIEFVERQPDNAERHRQLGFHAAWRAITP; from the coding sequence ATGGCACGCCCTTTGAGTCCCGAAAAGCGCAATGCGCTGCTGGTCGCCGCAACGCACGCCGTGGCCGAACAGGGCGTGCTGGCCAGCACGGCGAGCATCGCCAGGCGCGCCGGTGTGGCCGAAGGAACGCTGTTCACGTACTTCGAGAACAAGGACGTGCTGTTTCAGGAACTGTATCTGCACCTTAAAGACGAACTGGCTGAAACCATCATGCCTGACTATCCTTCCGAGGCGGACTTCCGGCTTCGGCTGGAACATGTCTTCCAGCACTATGTGCGCTGGGGCGTGGCGAACACGGCCGGGCGTCTCGCCATCGCCAGGCTCTCGGCTTCAGGTCAGCTGTGGGACGAGACGCGGACGAAAGGCATGGAGCCATTCCTCGCCGTATCGCAAATGATGGAAGAGGCGGTGCAGAGTGGCGTATTGCTGGACGCACCGATCGCGTTTCTCTACTCCATCATCGAACGCATTGCCGATACCACAATCGAATTTGTCGAGCGCCAGCCCGACAACGCGGAGCGTCACCGCCAGCTGGGTTTCCATGCCGCCTGGCGAGCTATCACGCCGTAA